In a genomic window of Gossypium arboreum isolate Shixiya-1 chromosome 7, ASM2569848v2, whole genome shotgun sequence:
- the LOC108456040 gene encoding probable galacturonosyltransferase 6 — translation MKKFHRHWQRILILSFLSFSVFAQIVLVSQRLNPLAFIGRKDSVEDLASIKYMKDDLRLNAIEQEAAEGLKGPKVVVFKEKGFSSAVNHGSNQNPDFDQLGDPQDTSKLLEANGTNGKGKGDHQNQQNIIRLNSREKEQYNQETGSHDQHLRSLSHKVMDEKVKQMRDQLIRAKVYLNFAPPGRNTHLVKELRTRIKDVERTVGEASMDSELPRRASQKMRSMEVLLAKASQVFPDCSAMVRKLRAMAYNAEDQIRTRKNEESYLVQLAGRTTPKGLHCLSMQLTAEYFSLQPEEREFPNQKNLNDPDLYHYAVFSDNILACAVVINSTISSAKEPEKIVFHVVTNYLNLPAMSMWFLLNPPGKATIHIQSVESFDWLSTKYNSTLKEQKSYDPRYSSALNHLRFYLPDVFPALNKIVLLDHDVVVQRDLTGIWSVDMKGKVNAAVETCLESEASFRTMRMFLNFSDPFLAKKFNAHACTWAFGMNLFDLHQWRRKKLTMLYRNYLQLGLKRPLWKAGSLPLGWITFYNQTVALERRWHALGLGYHSGLRRADIERAAVIHYDGVMKPWLEIGIAKYKGYWSKHMQYDHPYLQQCNIHE, via the exons ATGAAGAAGTTTCATCGTCATTGGCAGAGGATTctaatcctctcttttctctctttctctgtATTCGCTCAAATCGTGTTGGTTTCGCAGAGACTTAACCCTCTCGCTTTCATTG GGCGGAAGGATTCTGTGGAGGATTTAGCCAGTATT AAGTATATGAAAGATGATTTAAGACTTAACGCAATAGAACAG GAAGCTGCCGAAGGTTTAAAAGGTCCAAAAGTAGTTGTTTTCAAAGAGAAGGGTTTCAGTTCTGCAGTTAATCACGGTTCTAACCAGAATCCTGATTTCGATCAATTGGGGGATCCGCAAGATACATCAAAATTGTTAGAAGCAAATG GAACTAATGGTAAAGGAAAAGGCGATCATCAAAATCAGCAGAATATAATACGGCTAAACTCCAGGGAAAAG GAACAATACAATCAAGAAACAGGTAGCCATGATCAACATTTACGGTCTCTATCACACAAGGTAATGGATGAGAAGGTAAAGCAGATGAGAGATCAGCTCATTAGAGCAAAAGTATACTTAAATTTTGCACCACCTGGTCGTAATACTCACttggtgaaagagttgcgaacaCGAATCAAAGATGTTGAGCGAACAGTCGGCGAAGCCAGCATGGATTCAGAATTGCCAAGGAG GGCTTCACAGAAGATGAGATCTATGGAGGTTTTGTTGGCCAAAGCAAGTCAAGTATTCCCTGACTGCTCTGCGATGGTCAGAAAACTTCGTGCCATGGCTTACAATGCTGAAGACCAGATTAGGACACGGAAGAATGAAGAGTCATATCTTGTTCAACTTGCTGGAAGGACTACCCCTAAGGGCCTTCACTGCCTCTCTATGCAGCTGACAGCAGAATATTTTTCCCTTCAACCCGAGGAAAGGGAGTTCCCTAACCAAAAAAATTTGAATGATCCGGACCTTTATCACTATGCAGTATTTTCTGACAATATTCTGGCTTGTGCAGTGGTTATTAATTCCACAATTTCATCTGCAAAG GAGCCAGAGAAAATTGTTTTTCATGTGGTGACCAATTACCTCAACCTCCCAGCAATGTCAATGTGGTTTTTATTAAATCCTCCTGGCAAAGCTACAATTCATATTCAGAGTGTAGAAAGTTTTGATTGGTTGTCAACCAAGTATAATTCAACATTGAAGGAACAAAAGTCGTATGATCCAAGATATAGTTCAGCCCTTAATCATCTGCGGTTCTATCTGCCAGACGTATTTCCAGCACTGAATAAGATTGTGCTCTTAGATCATGATGTGGTAGTGCAAAGAGATTTAACTGGAATTTGGAGTGTTGACATGAAGGGGAAAGTAAATGCAGCTGTGGAGACTTGTCTGGAAAGTGAAGCTTCATTTCGTACAATGCGCATGTTTTTGAACTTTTCGGacccgtttttggcaaagaaGTTTAATGCACATGCTTGCACATGGGCATTTGGTATGAATTTGTTTGATCTCCATCAAtggagaagaaaaaaattaaCCATGCTTTACAGAAATTACCTGCAACTG GGACTTAAGAGGCCATTGTGGAAGGCAGGAAGCTTGCCCTTAGGTTGGATTACTTTCTACAACCAGACTGTGGCTTTAGAAAGGAGATGGCATGCGCTAGGGCTTGGCTATCACTCAGGTCTTCGGCGTGCTGATATCGAACGGGCAGCAGTTATACACTATGATGGAGTCATGAAACCCTGGTTGGAAATAGGAATTGCTAAATATAAAGGCTATTGGAGCAAACATATGCAGTATGACCACCCTTACTTACAGCAGTGCAATATCCATGAATAA
- the LOC108467057 gene encoding DNA-directed RNA polymerase III subunit RPC8, with protein MFYLSLIEHTLRLPPHLLHLSVDEAIKSELETLFLDKVIAKLGLCISVYDIRSIKGGFIFPGDGASTYTVEFRLIVFRPFIGEIIVAKLKESDASGLRLSLGFFDDIYIPVHLLPTPSRFEAIPNTRNQGRWIWDFGDAEEAQSEEPRFVIDGSDPIKFRVDSVIYPSIPLEQPENSKPFAPMVITGTINYDGLGPVSWWEEAEMIQEDE; from the exons ATGTTCTATCTAAGCTTAATCGAGCACACTTTGCGGTTACCACCTCATCTTCTTCACCTTTCTGTTGATGAGGCTATTAAGTCAGAGTTGGAAACCCTTTTCTTAGATAAG GTTATTGCAAAATTAGGACTCTGTATTTCAGTATATGATATCAGGTCAATTAAAGGTGGCTTTATCTTTCCCGGGGATGGTGCTTCTACTTATACG GTTGAGTTCAGATTGATTGTGTTTCGTCCATTTATTGGTGAGATTATTGTTGCCAAACTTAAAGAATCTGATGCTAGCGGCTTGCGCT TGTCACTTGGATTTTTTGATGACATTTACATACCTGTCCACCTTTTGCCGACCCCGTCCCGCTTTGAAGCTATCCCTAATACTAG AAATCAAGGCAGATGGATATGGGACTTTGGAGATGCAGAAGAAGCACAGTCCGAAGAACCACGATTTGTTATTGATGGGTCAGATCCG ATTAAATTTCGAGTTGATAGTGTTATTTATCCTTCGATTCCCCTTGAACAACCAGAGAATTCGAAACCATTTGCCCCGATGGTGATTACT GGAACAATAAACTACGATGGTTTGGGGCCGGTTTCGTGGTGGGAGGAAGCTGAAATGATTCAGGAGGATGAATAG
- the LOC108456050 gene encoding photosystem II reaction center W protein, chloroplastic-like, producing the protein MATISATTTPAALVHKTLPRIASPVPIGLPTMGKKGKVMMMCSMEKKSENGSNMGMSASLLAAACAATMSSPAIALVDERMSTEGTGLPFGLSNNLLGWILFGVFGLIWALYFIYTSSLEEDEESGLSL; encoded by the exons ATGGCAACCATCTCGGCTACCACCACCCCTGCAGCTCTTGTTCACAAGACATTGCCCAGGATTGCATCCCCAGTCCCCATTG GGTTGCCAACAATGGGAAAGAAGGGGAAGGTGATGATGATGTGTAGCATGGAGAAGAAGAGTGAGAATGGGTCAAACATGGGGATGAGTGCATCATTGCTGGCAGCAGCCTGTGCAGCAACCATGTCAAGCCCAGCCATTGCTCTGGTGGACGAGAGAATGTCCACTGAAGGAACAGGACTTCCCTTTGGTTTGAGCAACAACCTCCTCGGGTGGATCCTGTTTGGTGTGTTCGGCCTGATCTGGGCTCTTTACTTCATCTATACTTCCTCCCTGGAAGAGGATGAGGAGTCTGGGTTGTCCCTCTAA